CCAGCTCGCCGACATGCGGACCTCGTTTGTGTCCGAGCAGGCCAGAAACGCCGTGGCCAAGCTCCTGGCCATACAGGACCCGGAGGTTTGTTCCGCCTGCGCCGGTCTGCTGGGGCAAACCGGGACGACGCTTCGCGCTGCCCCCAACGCGGTGGAGGACATGCTGTTCAAGAGCATTATCGGACGCAAACGGCTGCGGATCACCTACGCCAAACCACGTGGAGAAGCGGAAACCTTCGACATGGACCCATACCAACTCTTTCTGCACGACGGCGCCCTGTATCTGGACGGCCACCACTGGGCGCGCGCGGGCATCCGCCGCCTCAAGGTCTGCCGAATCCAGAGCGCCGAACCAACCGGAATGACCTTTTCGAACATGCGCGGCTACGAATTTTCCGAGTACAAACGCCATGTGTTCGGAATCATGGCCACGGGCAAGACGCCCCAGACCGTGCGCCTGCGTTTTGACGCCACCGCCGCGCCCCACATCCGGGAAATGCGCCGCAACGGCCAGCACTTGAC
This portion of the Deltaproteobacteria bacterium genome encodes:
- a CDS encoding WYL domain-containing transcriptional regulator, with product MSQQYGNIRILGVVHDTGMREKMKQTTFDTEKLVRVLLLYQAVKTNPDISPAQLQEELGVTKSTLSRYRMILRHLGADIVYEKKSRRHVLKRDDFLLAPALSLDERLAIILAVSQLADMRTSFVSEQARNAVAKLLAIQDPEVCSACAGLLGQTGTTLRAAPNAVEDMLFKSIIGRKRLRITYAKPRGEAETFDMDPYQLFLHDGALYLDGHHWARAGIRRLKVCRIQSAEPTGMTFSNMRGYEFSEYKRHVFGIMATGKTPQTVRLRFDATAAPHIREMRRNGQHLTELDNNELLFEVCVEEPREVLWWALRWGESFEVLEPDWLRKEAMEKVRKMAGVYGM